Genomic DNA from Veillonella criceti:
ATACACAGACTAAGACGAAGTTCAATGCTTGTGTGGTAAAGGAACTACCACTTACTGAGGAGCAGCAACAGTGTTATGAACCAATCAAAAGGGCTGTAACAACTTGTACAGCGGATACGTTTTTATTACATGGTGTTACGGGGAGTGGTAAAACACAAATTTATATGAAGGCAGCTAGTGAGTGTCTTGCTAACGATCGCATTGCTATTGTGTTGGTCCCTGAAATCATGCTAACGAATCAAATTGTGACTCGATTTGTAGAGGCTTTTGGTGATGAAGTTGTTGTATTTCATAGTAAGTTAACGATTAGTGAACGTTATAATAATTGGGAACGATTACGCCGCAAAGATAGTCATATTATTATTGGCGCTCGATCAGCTATATTCGCGCCTACCGACGATATAGGGCTCATTATTGTGGACGAAGAACACGATACTTCGTATAAACAAGAAGACATGATCCGTTACCACGCACGCAAGGTTGCTAAATGGCGTTCTGAAGCGAATCATTGTCCTTTAATATTAGGCTCAGCTACACCGTCGATTGAGTCCTATTATTTAGCTATGCAGGGAATATATCGTTTATTAGAATTGAAACATCGAATTTTTCATCAACCGTTGCCTAAGGTACAGATTATTGATATGAAAGAAGAAATGATGTATGGCAATTACTCTGTCTTTTCAGGCGCTATGAGTCATTTAATTCGTCAGACTTTAGGTAATAAGGAACAGATGATTATCTTATTAAATCGTCGTGGTTATAGTACGTTTGTCATGTGTCGTGAATGTGGCGAGCCCATTAAATGTCCTCATTGTGATGTGGCGATGGTGTATCATCAAAGTGGTGAGGCACTGCGTTGTCATTATTGTGAATATCATGAACCAGTGCCAAGAGTATGTCCTCATTGCGGGAGTCAGAAGATTAAATTCTTTGGATCGGGCACGCAAAAAGTAGAAGAGGAACTACAGCGTAATTTCCCAAAGGCACGTATTGCTCGGCTCGATCAAGATGTGACAACTAAGAAGGGGCAGGGTGAACAAATTCTTGCTGATTTTGGTGCGGGACAGTATGATATTCTACTGGGTACCCAAATGGTAGCAAAAGGTCATGATTTTAAAGGTGTTACAGCCGTAGGTGTATTGACAGCAGATTCGGTACTAAATATTCCCTTATATAGTGCGTCAGAGCGAACATTTGACTTGTTGACGCAAGTGGCAGGACGAGCTGGACGCAGTAATGGAAAGGGGCAAGTAGTAATTCAAACCTATAACCCTTTACATTATGCTATAATAAAGAGTAAGGCTCATGATTATATTGGCTTTTATAAAGAAGAAATACAAGCGCGTGAAATGTTAGGATATCCACCGTTAGGTGCGATGATACATTTTCGAATTCAACATAAAGATAAAGCTAAGGCCATGGCTATAGCTGAGAAAATTGTAAACGCTTTAGAGGTGTTTCTTGTTCCTGGTGAACTTGATATTATGGGACCTTACGAAGAAGGTATCAAGAAAGTACGTGATTTGTATCGTGTGGCTATTATGGTACGAGGTAATGATTTGAAGTCAATTAAAGACTTTATATATAATTCGTGGATTTTTACACAAGAAGGATTACATATTGATGTAGATCCTGTTTGATAGGAGGATATATGGCAGTTTTAGATATTGTAAAAGCGGGACATCCCGTATTAAAGAAAGTGGCAGAGCCAGTTGACTTTGTGAATAAAAAATTACGCCAGTTATTAGATGATATGGCAGAGACTATGCGTGTGGCTGATGGTTGTGGCTTAGCCGCTCCACAGGTGAATGTGTCTCAACGTATTATTGTTGTTGACGATGGTACAGGTTTACAAGAATTTATCAATC
This window encodes:
- the priA gene encoding replication restart helicase PriA; protein product: MRVAEVIINRPAKKMNSPFSYAVPPHLGEIAPGTRVAVPLGRTKEEGILIGYRDLAEAPTYEIKPIQAVLDKDPWFTSEMLSTAKKLSKYYLCALSEALSLFTIDKKQLKSYERPKEQWLVVQPWFQPEHIPMKRKRQRELGFYLQELGTASVHSLQKDGFTLPVIKQVMTYEGIIVEERYTQTKTKFNACVVKELPLTEEQQQCYEPIKRAVTTCTADTFLLHGVTGSGKTQIYMKAASECLANDRIAIVLVPEIMLTNQIVTRFVEAFGDEVVVFHSKLTISERYNNWERLRRKDSHIIIGARSAIFAPTDDIGLIIVDEEHDTSYKQEDMIRYHARKVAKWRSEANHCPLILGSATPSIESYYLAMQGIYRLLELKHRIFHQPLPKVQIIDMKEEMMYGNYSVFSGAMSHLIRQTLGNKEQMIILLNRRGYSTFVMCRECGEPIKCPHCDVAMVYHQSGEALRCHYCEYHEPVPRVCPHCGSQKIKFFGSGTQKVEEELQRNFPKARIARLDQDVTTKKGQGEQILADFGAGQYDILLGTQMVAKGHDFKGVTAVGVLTADSVLNIPLYSASERTFDLLTQVAGRAGRSNGKGQVVIQTYNPLHYAIIKSKAHDYIGFYKEEIQAREMLGYPPLGAMIHFRIQHKDKAKAMAIAEKIVNALEVFLVPGELDIMGPYEEGIKKVRDLYRVAIMVRGNDLKSIKDFIYNSWIFTQEGLHIDVDPV